The genomic DNA TCTTTTCATACATCAGTTCATGGTTCTATATCCCTGACAACAAAAGATCATGGAGTAAAAAAGCTTACAAAGAAGCAAAAAAGCTTTGTGCCGAGGAGAGATTTGATGTTGTATTTGTTACAGGACCTCCTTTCTCATCGGTTGAGGCAGCATTGAAAATAAGCGAAGAATTCAAAATTCCTCTCTTTGTTGACTACCGCGATCTTTGGTATGGAAATCAGTTTGCAAGGTATCCCACGGTGTGGCACAGATTGAAAACCAAAAAGGAAGAGGATGCAACCCTTCGTAAAGTTGACAAGATTGTGGTAACCAACCGGCGAATCAAGGAAAGACTGATGAAATATTATCCTTTCCTCACTCACAACAAGATGTTGATTATTCCGCACGGTTATGACCCTGATGACTTGGTAAAAGCTTCCCAGAGTATTGTAAAACTCTCGAAAAAAATGGTGATTACCTATTCGGGATTGTTTTACGAATACATTACTCCCAAATATTTCCTGAAGGCTTTCAGACAGATAGTAAAAGAAAATCCTGAAATAGCTGCGAACATCGAACTGCATTTTATTGGATTTCTCAGGATTGAAAACAGAAAACTTATCAGACGCTACAATCTGCAGAACTTTGTTGTGGAGCACAGCTATATGGAGCACAATGAAGCACTGAAAAAGATAATGGCAAGTGACCTCCTTTGGTTCATGGTAGGGAAGGGAAGAAATGCTGATACAATCTCGAGCAGCAAAATGTATGAGTATTTTGGAACCAGAAAACCTGTCCTTGCGTGTCTGCCGGATGGTGCATTGCGAAGCCACCTTGCAGACTATGAAGCCAGCTACATTTCCGATCCATATGATATTAAAAAAATCAAGCAAAACATTCTAAAAGCTTATAATGACTACACTTCCGGAAAACAACCTAAACCCGATGAGGAATTTGTGAACAGGTTTGACAGAAGAATCCTGACTAAACAACTCGCAACTGAATTTCAGTTTTTCCTGAAGGTGCACTAATGAAAGTGGCAATAATTGGAAATGGCGGCAGGGAACACGCACTCGGTTACGCAATTGCCAAATCTCCACAGTGCTCGAAGCTTTTCTTTTTACCCGGGAATGGTGGTACACACACTCTCGGTGAAAATGTCGATATCGATCTGAAAGATCACAATAAAGTAGCCGCATTCGTGATAATTGAGCAGATCGATTTTGTCGTTATCGGTCCCGAAATTCCGATCGTTGACGGACTTGGAGATCACCTCAGAAACCATGCAGTAGTGGTTTTCGCACCCACCGCAAAGGCGGCACGGATAGAATCTGAAAAATCATACTCGAAAAGAATCATGAGAAAATACGGAATTCCGACCGCTGCCTGGCAGAAGTTTACAGTCGATGAGTATGATGTTGCTGTCGAGTACTTGGCCTCCGGCAAATTCCCGGTTGTTCTCAAAGCGGATGGACTTGCTGCGGGTAAGGGTGTTGTAATAGCTTCCAATTATATAGAAGCGGAAAATGCTCTTCGTGACATGATGCTTGACAAAATTTTCGGTGCAGCAGGTTCTACTGTTGTAATCGAAGAATTTATGGAGGGGGAGGAAGCTTCAATTTTCGCCATTACCGACGGGAAAAATTTTGTTTGTCTACCGGCTGCTCAGGACCACAAGAGAATCGGGGATGGTGATTCCGGTCCCAACACAGGGGGAATGGGGGCATATTGTCCAGCACGGGTTGTGACCCCTGAAATTGAAAAAAGGGTGAATGAGGAAGTTATTATTCCGTTTTTGGCAGCTTTGAGAGCAGAGTCAAATCCTTTCACGGGGTGTCTCTATGTGGGAATTATGATCACCAGGACAGGTCCGAAGGTTGTTGAGTTCAACTGTCGTTTTGGCGATCCTGAAACGCAGGCGGTTCTTCCGGTTATTGAGGGTGATTTCCTCGGGCTGCTGTATTCAGCCGCTTCCGGAGAAATTGAAACCGGAAAAATCTGGTACGAAAATGCTGCCGCAGTCAGTGTAGTTGCAGCTTCTGAAGGTTATCCCGGTAAATATGAAAAAGGATACGAGATTTCCGGACTCAAAGGCGTAAAAGGAAACAGTTTCGTTTTTCATGCAGGTACAGAATTTAAGGAAAATAAGACCTTAACGACAGGCGGCAGAGTGCTCGCTGTTACCTCTGTGGACTCAACCGGAAATCTCCGTTCAGCAATTGACAGTGCATACACAGAACTAAAAAAAATAAGTTTTGCCAATATTTATTACCGAAAAGATATAGGACACAAGGCACTTTAAAGAGAGTCCGGACTGCCGGAACTGTGTCAGCCTGATTAAAGGCAGTGTTCTTTTCAGGTTTTCCAAAACTTTTTAAATAGTCTTGAAAATTATTTTGAAATGTGGTTCATTTAG from Bacteroidota bacterium includes the following:
- a CDS encoding glycosyltransferase codes for the protein MYKALIFSYYFPPKGLSGVQRTSKFVKYLPEFNWSPTVITTGDIAYFAHDHSLLDDLKNENIRVVRVSGKEINSILKKKGTIKMPREIFRKIFSYISSWFYIPDNKRSWSKKAYKEAKKLCAEERFDVVFVTGPPFSSVEAALKISEEFKIPLFVDYRDLWYGNQFARYPTVWHRLKTKKEEDATLRKVDKIVVTNRRIKERLMKYYPFLTHNKMLIIPHGYDPDDLVKASQSIVKLSKKMVITYSGLFYEYITPKYFLKAFRQIVKENPEIAANIELHFIGFLRIENRKLIRRYNLQNFVVEHSYMEHNEALKKIMASDLLWFMVGKGRNADTISSSKMYEYFGTRKPVLACLPDGALRSHLADYEASYISDPYDIKKIKQNILKAYNDYTSGKQPKPDEEFVNRFDRRILTKQLATEFQFFLKVH
- the purD gene encoding phosphoribosylamine--glycine ligase gives rise to the protein MKVAIIGNGGREHALGYAIAKSPQCSKLFFLPGNGGTHTLGENVDIDLKDHNKVAAFVIIEQIDFVVIGPEIPIVDGLGDHLRNHAVVVFAPTAKAARIESEKSYSKRIMRKYGIPTAAWQKFTVDEYDVAVEYLASGKFPVVLKADGLAAGKGVVIASNYIEAENALRDMMLDKIFGAAGSTVVIEEFMEGEEASIFAITDGKNFVCLPAAQDHKRIGDGDSGPNTGGMGAYCPARVVTPEIEKRVNEEVIIPFLAALRAESNPFTGCLYVGIMITRTGPKVVEFNCRFGDPETQAVLPVIEGDFLGLLYSAASGEIETGKIWYENAAAVSVVAASEGYPGKYEKGYEISGLKGVKGNSFVFHAGTEFKENKTLTTGGRVLAVTSVDSTGNLRSAIDSAYTELKKISFANIYYRKDIGHKAL